TGATGAGATCCTGAACATGATCAAGGATAAAACATACTCATCTCATTTCACCGCCTTCCTTGTACATCAATCTCTGGCAAAGAAAACTCTACCAGGCAGCTTAATAAACGCAAAGGGTCTCTCATGTGAAATGTTATTCCATAAGGAGCTGACACAAATAGATGTGAGTGACGCCGACCTGTTTCAAATCCCCAAGGAATACGCATTGCAATTCTTGCCCCCAGTTGGTAACAACAGTTCAGGGAATGGAGTTCAAATGGGAAGAGACTCCATTGATATAACTTTCTATGACAAATATTACAGACCCTGGACTTTCCGATACTCATATTGGGGTAGAATCAAGGTTTTTTTATTCGCAAAAGGATGGAGAGACTTCGTTATAATGAACAGCTTGAACCCTGGAGACACTGTCATCTTCTATGGATGTTACCATGTAGATGAGGAGGGACAAAAAAGAATGTTTTACATGATAGATATACATCGAAATGTCCCAGAAAAGTACATTGTTGGTGAACGATATGTTGATGGTATTAATGGGGTTAAGCTTTTTGGTGTCAGAATAGGCTAAAAAAGCACCATAAAAAATGATGTACTTGCTgttcttgttttatttttttcaaagttaACTGTATGGGCCCATCAAGAGCCCATGAAACAaagtttatgtttttattattagtCTGTTTTCATcagatttaaaattaaaaaggaaaacactgACAAAGCTTGAAACTTTTAATCGACTCATTGTTCAGTTTTCCCTTGCTCTTCAATCCGAAACCCTATTTATTGAAAATATTGAATTCCCCATTTATATCAAAACAAAAAAGCAAGCAAAATGGCAACTCCAGCAGGAAGTTCTTCTGCTAAGAGGTGGCTTCCTCTCGAGGCTAATCCCGATGTCATGAACCAGGTGCTTTTCATTTtccaacttttttttctttttcttttttgtaatCTACTTTCTTAATGTTTGGTTACAGAGAAAACATCAAActtttttcatggaaaatttcgtTCCATACTAATAGAGAGTTGTTATTTGCCCCCCTGAAGCAAATTAAACTGTAATCAGTCTATTGCtgatattaataaatatatttttaattccttGGAAATATTAATATGGGTATTATTCTGCAGTTTCTTTGGGGTCTGGGTCTTCCAGAGAATGAAGCAGAGTGTTGCGATGTGTACGGCTTGGAGGATGAACTGTTAGCAATGGTTCCTCAGCCTGTTCTTGCTGTCCTTTTCCTTTTCCCAATAACTTCTCAGGTATTTGCAACTTATAAACTTTAATTCTTTTCCAGCATTAGCACTCGCCTAGTCGGCTCATATCTTGAAAATTAACTTCATTGATACAACTCAAATCAACACAATTTGTAATGTTTCAATGGTTTGAATGTTTTCAGACTGAAGAAGAGAGACTGGGGCAGGATAATGAGAAAAGAGTAAGTGCAACTCAGTTCTTTTTTCCTTTGCGTTTTGCATTACACTGTTGCCAGATTAACCGGAAATGTTTAATCCATAAAATGGTTGCAATTTAAATTGTGCAGACTTGTGTAGTTAAGCCTTGTGATTGCTATATGATTATGATCTCGACTTGTTCAAAGAACTTGTGCATTCTATATATATCCTCCTTGTCAACTGCATAGTGTTCATATTTTTGAATTTATTAGGTTGATGAGACTGACTACTCTATTTATGATGGAGTTCATCAAATTACGAAAGTACAAGGTTTAGAATTGACAATGGTAACTAATAGATGTAGTTTCTGAAGGTAACtagaaaatgaaatttttaactcTGTATGATTCAGTTCGaaactttttctctctttttttgtttTGAGTGTAGGATGTTAGCAGTAAAGTTTATTTCATGAAACAAACCGTGGGAAATGCTTGTGGAACGATTGGGCTTCTTCACGGGGTTGGAAATGTCACTTCTGAAATCAAGCTTCGTAAGTTTGGTCTTAATATTCATCATTTATTGAGTAATGCTTTTTTTTATATTCATGTTAGACCTCTCATATGCTGTAACATGTGATATCTTTATCGTGTAATGTTTCGGTTTAATCATCATATTTCAGTTTGCTTGTTGTCATGAGATGGAATAACAGTTATTGGGAGAATCACGATTAAGAATATACTGTATTGATGAGTAGGCTTTTTCTTAGTGCTTTCCCTTTTCCCGTCTCAAGTGAGGAACTGAATTTTATTGTGATCTTTGACAAACCAAGCAGTTTTTAGCATTGAACTAAAGGGTATTAGGTAGCTAGTAAGCATATTTTGTGAAAAGCATCCATtaactattttctttttcttgtctttTTCAGAAGAGGGATCGTATTTAGATAGGTTTTTAAAGTCTACTGCCAGCATGGATCCATTGGaggttcttcttcttcttcttcttctctctgTCTCTGTGTCTGCATGCACACATGTGTGCACGTGTTTTTGCCTGCATATTTTGAGATTTGTCATAGCTGACTTCAAATTGTTGTATGGTTTAAAGCGCGCGGCATTTcttgaaaaagaaagagaaatggaAGTTGCTCACTCCGTAGCAGCTACAGCTGGAGAAACAGAGGTAAATCCATTATAAGTAACTTTTTTTCTACATGGTCCATTAATTGAAAACCAGGACATCTTGAAGTTAGGGAAGGATATAATTACGTACAATATGGCTCATCAAGGTTTCATTCTGCAATATGTCATAGCGAAGCTGAGCTGCTCTATTGATGAATCTTTGCAATACTTACAACCGAgggttaatttttatttttctggtCTAATCCCATTTCTCTTGTTCTGTCTTATCAATTTCCCTGGTCAGGCTTCAGACAATGTGAATACGCATTTTATCTGCTTCTCATGTGTTGATGGtacattctctctctctctctctgtgtGCATCATTTTGGAATATAACAAAACAAAAATGAAAGGGAAAGATGATCTCTATAATCTATTGCTCTGGTCATTAGGGGTGCTTTTGAAATATCTTAGATGTAGTTGTTTTCACTGCCTTGGTCTTAAATGTTTTTTCCCTTGTTAATGTAGGGAAACTATATGAGCTTGATGGAAGAAAATCGGGACCAATTTCACATGGGGCTTCCTCGCCAAGTAGCTTATTGCAGGTTTGTGCTGGCCAgttaaaactttatttttcttgtGATTTTCCTTCTACAATATATTTAGCTGTCAAAAAGACGATTACACTAAATATTTTTTAGCTAGGTGCATAGCTCATCTATATCTTTCAACTTTGGGGTTAGGGAATTGCAACTGGTAGAATAAGTTAATAGTTTGAAGCATAAACTTCATCATTCACAATCCATCTCCCAACTCCTTCTGTGTCCCTTTTCGTGTTTCAGAAGAGTTTGCCACCTCTCTAAGTTTAGTGTGAATGTTAATTTTCAGCATTCTTCTACATGTTTCCCTTAATTTCTCAGTGATAAACATTCGCATTATGCTCTAATAACATAACGATTACGACTAACTGCCATTGTTTCCTTGTACAACAACAGGATGCAGCAAAAGTGATAAAGGGCATGATCCAGAAAAATCCAGAGTCACTCAACTTCAATGTCATTGCACTTCATAAGAAAATGGGAGTGGCAGCAGGTACATATTAACATCAATTTCCTATCAACAGTTACTGATTAGATTCTAAAATCTTCATGTACTGTGACGTAGTCAAACATATCATATGACTGTATGCCCTTcatctttatatatatatcagc
This window of the Gossypium arboreum isolate Shixiya-1 chromosome 12, ASM2569848v2, whole genome shotgun sequence genome carries:
- the LOC108477860 gene encoding AP2/ERF and B3 domain-containing transcription factor At1g51120-like translates to MEGSPNSNNKTTPYQKISGRCSGIDTGSRRLSTRFKGVLPLESHKWGARISFNYRAYWLGTYYTEEEAAIAYDRAALKLLKTDASLNLPYNIYTPQEKSFQSWYSDDEILNMIKDKTYSSHFTAFLVHQSLAKKTLPGSLINAKGLSCEMLFHKELTQIDVSDADLFQIPKEYALQFLPPVGNNSSGNGVQMGRDSIDITFYDKYYRPWTFRYSYWGRIKVFLFAKGWRDFVIMNSLNPGDTVIFYGCYHVDEEGQKRMFYMIDIHRNVPEKYIVGERYVDGINGVKLFGVRIG
- the LOC108477315 gene encoding ubiquitin carboxyl-terminal hydrolase 3, translated to MATPAGSSSAKRWLPLEANPDVMNQFLWGLGLPENEAECCDVYGLEDELLAMVPQPVLAVLFLFPITSQTEEERLGQDNEKRDVSSKVYFMKQTVGNACGTIGLLHGVGNVTSEIKLQEGSYLDRFLKSTASMDPLERAAFLEKEREMEVAHSVAATAGETEASDNVNTHFICFSCVDGKLYELDGRKSGPISHGASSPSSLLQDAAKVIKGMIQKNPESLNFNVIALHKKMGVAAGTY